One genomic segment of Paenibacillus sp. FSL H8-0332 includes these proteins:
- a CDS encoding Nif3-like dinuclear metal center hexameric protein — translation MALTFNDVMEHLNAGVQLPVNTVDKLTPDAAGTEVQGIVTAFAASQYVVEQAAQLGANLVITHEGVFYSHQGHGSALEQDSVYRQKSALITSSGVGIYRFHDTIHRYTLDGIVEGLLEELEWEAYVERHLPEVSILSIPEMTVSEVAEYLKQKLNIPYVRAAGNLSATCSRVGVLVGYRGNGHAVIPMYEQESLDLVIAGEGPEWEVPEYIRDAVRQGKDRALIMLGHAESEAPGMKLLAARLAGQFPQVPVHYIQDQPVFQIL, via the coding sequence ATGGCACTGACTTTCAATGATGTGATGGAGCACTTGAATGCAGGCGTACAGCTGCCCGTGAATACGGTGGATAAGCTTACGCCGGACGCTGCGGGAACAGAAGTGCAGGGAATCGTGACTGCCTTCGCCGCTTCGCAATATGTGGTGGAGCAGGCGGCCCAGCTTGGCGCCAATCTGGTGATCACGCATGAAGGTGTATTTTATAGCCACCAAGGTCACGGGAGCGCTCTGGAGCAGGATTCCGTCTACCGGCAGAAGTCTGCACTGATTACAAGCAGCGGGGTAGGCATCTACCGCTTCCATGACACGATACACCGTTATACGCTGGACGGAATCGTCGAAGGGCTGCTGGAGGAGCTGGAATGGGAAGCATATGTAGAGCGGCATTTGCCCGAGGTGTCGATCCTCTCTATTCCTGAGATGACCGTTTCAGAGGTTGCAGAGTATCTGAAGCAGAAGCTGAATATCCCTTATGTCCGCGCTGCCGGGAACCTCTCCGCGACATGCTCCAGAGTGGGTGTACTGGTCGGTTACCGGGGGAATGGACATGCAGTCATTCCGATGTATGAGCAGGAGTCGCTTGATCTGGTCATCGCAGGTGAAGGCCCCGAATGGGAGGTGCCTGAGTATATCCGCGATGCGGTCCGCCAGGGCAAGGACAGGGCACTTATCATGCTAGGCCATGCCGAGAGCGAAGCGCCGGGAATGAAGCTGCTGGCAGCGCGGCTGGCCGGGCAGTTCCCGCAGGTGCCGGTGCATTACATTCAGGATCAGCCGGTGTTTCAAATCCTATAA
- a CDS encoding AraC family transcriptional regulator: protein MVAAFEPPVPGQSLSETIIPDVKTTLNLFGMHLRKVSGEWDYPQHAHPQYEFNYVLEGEQQLTVNNHSYLQHAGDLVLLRPGDIHSSRSGNGGAFTYFCIHFDIDDKLFISLLSRLNHVLFTSESNVAHRLGPLLSRLVEISTSGSGSITISQRMRLQSAVFELFAQLWEVFSLEADNSSPGTYERIELAHQIRSRLQSLVYQQFKQEVPYDSHYGVDDIAAELGISPSHCYRVFRQVFGLSPRVYLSEQMLHEAKVLLDDHSLSVSQISGLLGYRDIAHFSRQFKRWSGQSPREYREGRS from the coding sequence TTGGTTGCAGCTTTTGAACCGCCGGTCCCGGGGCAAAGCCTTAGTGAAACTATCATCCCGGATGTGAAAACCACGCTCAACCTGTTCGGCATGCATCTGCGCAAGGTGAGCGGGGAATGGGATTATCCGCAGCACGCCCATCCCCAGTATGAATTCAATTATGTGCTTGAAGGAGAGCAGCAGCTCACGGTCAACAACCACAGCTACCTCCAGCACGCCGGGGATCTGGTCCTCTTGAGGCCGGGCGATATCCACTCCAGCCGCAGCGGAAACGGCGGAGCCTTTACTTATTTCTGCATCCATTTCGATATCGATGACAAGCTGTTCATTTCACTTCTCAGCCGGCTGAATCATGTATTGTTCACCTCAGAGAGCAATGTTGCCCACAGATTAGGACCGCTCCTTAGCAGGCTGGTGGAGATTTCCACCTCCGGCTCCGGCAGCATCACGATCTCCCAGCGCATGAGGCTGCAGTCCGCCGTCTTCGAGCTGTTCGCCCAGCTCTGGGAGGTCTTCTCTCTGGAGGCTGACAATTCCTCCCCGGGTACTTATGAGCGAATCGAGCTGGCCCACCAGATCCGCAGCCGCCTCCAGAGCCTGGTCTATCAGCAGTTCAAGCAGGAGGTACCCTATGACAGCCATTATGGCGTTGACGACATCGCGGCTGAGCTGGGGATCAGCCCCTCGCACTGCTACCGGGTCTTCCGCCAGGTATTCGGCCTCTCCCCCCGCGTCTACCTGTCTGAGCAGATGCTACATGAGGCCAAGGTGCTGCTGGATGACCACAGCCTGAGCGTCAGCCAGATCTCCGGCCTGCTCGGCTACCGCGATATCGCCCATTTCAGCAGACAGTTCAAGCGCTGGAGCGGCCAGTCGCCGCGGGAATACCGCGAGGGCAGGAGCTAA
- a CDS encoding DUF6492 family protein, producing MSLAAVSVTSSAPPIDVLIPAIEKDLATLPYVIDSLRRYVQHSISNIYIVSPENSRIRQLCSRKACVFVNETTVLPFTKKAIRYSSSRWNRSGWLYQQLLKMNGDQVCREKYFLVIDADTVLIRPHRFRSGGKSIFYCRNWSQPEYFRTYRKLLGTPAPSPKSFVTHYMLFDSAKLASLKRKIAARHGMSWHAAILHSINKKRQFGFSEFETYANYVYSLNRTSVLLKNANNKALKTPAGSLTQAQIRKYAGTYRSLSFHQRKGYSTPGKP from the coding sequence ATGTCCCTTGCTGCTGTAAGTGTAACCTCAAGCGCTCCACCGATTGATGTCCTGATTCCTGCTATCGAAAAAGATCTCGCCACCCTCCCTTATGTGATTGATAGTCTTCGCCGTTATGTCCAGCATTCTATCAGCAATATCTATATTGTCTCGCCGGAGAATAGTAGAATCAGACAGCTGTGCTCCCGGAAAGCTTGCGTCTTCGTCAATGAAACCACAGTCCTCCCGTTCACCAAAAAAGCGATCCGCTATTCCTCCTCCCGCTGGAACCGGTCAGGCTGGCTGTATCAGCAGCTGCTCAAGATGAACGGGGATCAGGTGTGCCGTGAGAAGTATTTCCTGGTCATTGATGCAGATACGGTGCTCATCCGTCCCCATCGCTTCCGTTCCGGCGGGAAAAGCATCTTCTATTGCCGCAACTGGAGCCAGCCGGAATATTTCCGCACCTACCGCAAGCTGCTCGGTACCCCTGCGCCTTCGCCCAAGTCGTTCGTGACCCACTACATGCTGTTTGATTCCGCGAAGCTGGCCAGTCTCAAACGGAAAATTGCAGCCCGTCACGGCATGTCCTGGCACGCGGCTATTCTGCACTCTATCAACAAGAAGCGGCAGTTCGGCTTCTCTGAATTCGAGACCTATGCCAACTACGTGTACAGCTTAAACCGCACCTCTGTGCTGCTCAAAAATGCCAATAATAAAGCGCTGAAAACCCCGGCGGGCTCGCTGACGCAAGCCCAAATCCGCAAGTACGCCGGGACTTACCGTTCGCTCTCCTTCCATCAGCGCAAGGGATACTCCACTCCGGGCAAGCCTTAA
- the uxuA gene encoding mannonate dehydratase, producing MNMTWRWYGEGNDNITLDHIRQIPGVMGIVWSLHHKVAGEVWEMEDIQKVADQITAKGFSTAVVESVNVHDDIKIGLPSRDKYIDIYIDTIRKLAKVGVKVICYNFMPVFDWTRTELYKELPDGSNALFYEKAAITDNPREMVDRILKGAGQFTMPGWEPERLAKLDELFASYADVTEDVLFDNLKYFLERIIPVCEEVDIKMAIHPDDPAWPIFGLPRIIRSRDSIRRFLDMVDSPYNGLTFCTGSLGTNPENDLPAMIREFHDRIYFAHIRNVKVFENGDFIEVSHRGRDGSVDVAEVVKAYHESGFTGYVRPDHGRHLWGEEKNCRPGYGLYDRAMGIMYLLGVWDSLENVKGAK from the coding sequence ATGAATATGACTTGGAGATGGTACGGCGAGGGCAACGACAACATTACCCTTGACCACATCCGTCAAATCCCGGGCGTTATGGGCATCGTCTGGTCGCTGCACCACAAAGTGGCCGGTGAGGTCTGGGAGATGGAAGACATCCAGAAGGTTGCCGATCAGATCACAGCTAAAGGCTTCAGCACAGCGGTTGTTGAAAGCGTCAACGTCCATGATGATATTAAGATCGGACTGCCGTCCCGCGACAAATACATTGACATCTATATCGATACGATCCGCAAGCTCGCCAAGGTTGGCGTGAAGGTCATCTGCTACAACTTCATGCCGGTGTTCGACTGGACCCGTACTGAGCTGTACAAGGAGCTGCCGGACGGATCGAACGCCCTCTTTTATGAAAAGGCTGCCATTACCGATAATCCGCGCGAGATGGTGGACCGCATCCTGAAGGGTGCCGGACAATTCACGATGCCCGGCTGGGAGCCGGAGCGTCTGGCGAAGCTGGATGAGCTGTTCGCGTCCTATGCCGATGTGACCGAGGATGTGCTGTTCGACAACCTGAAGTATTTTCTGGAGCGCATCATTCCGGTATGTGAAGAAGTGGATATCAAAATGGCAATTCACCCGGACGACCCGGCCTGGCCGATCTTCGGACTGCCGCGCATTATCCGCAGCCGCGATTCCATCCGCCGCTTCCTGGACATGGTGGACAGCCCGTATAACGGCCTGACCTTCTGCACCGGCTCACTGGGAACGAACCCGGAGAATGATCTGCCGGCGATGATCCGCGAGTTCCATGACCGGATTTATTTTGCCCATATCCGCAATGTGAAGGTATTCGAGAACGGAGATTTCATTGAGGTATCCCACCGGGGCCGCGATGGCAGTGTGGATGTTGCGGAGGTTGTTAAGGCGTATCATGAGAGCGGCTTCACCGGTTATGTGCGTCCGGACCATGGCAGACATCTCTGGGGCGAAGAGAAAAACTGCCGTCCGGGTTACGGTCTCTACGACAGAGCGATGGGCATCATGTATCTGCTCGGCGTATGGGACAGCCTGGAGAATGTCAAGGGGGCCAAGTAA
- a CDS encoding GntR family transcriptional regulator yields the protein MAYLKQEILSLELKPGAMISETALSERFQLSRTPIRDVLKQLSLEQYVDIYPKKGNLVSYIDLESVEQIIYLRNVLEKEIMKSLAGNIPLKGLHELRDNLAQQQKCIEQAEGAEVFLQLDDQFHRTMFGLAGREFLWGVLQQFNVHYIRYRKLHMLKDEKLAAIQQEHQQLLDYIVQGDTAGIDELLHHHLRADIDSKNLQEHFATYIKK from the coding sequence ATGGCCTATCTCAAGCAGGAGATTCTCTCCCTTGAGCTGAAGCCGGGGGCGATGATCAGTGAGACGGCTCTGTCCGAGCGCTTCCAGCTGTCGCGGACGCCGATCCGTGATGTGCTGAAGCAGCTGTCCCTGGAGCAATACGTCGATATCTATCCTAAGAAGGGCAATCTCGTATCGTACATAGATCTGGAGTCGGTGGAGCAGATCATCTATCTCCGCAATGTACTGGAGAAGGAGATCATGAAGTCGCTGGCCGGGAATATCCCGCTAAAAGGGCTGCATGAACTGAGGGACAACCTCGCGCAGCAGCAGAAGTGTATCGAGCAGGCGGAGGGGGCGGAGGTATTCCTGCAGCTCGATGACCAGTTCCACCGCACGATGTTCGGGCTGGCCGGGCGTGAGTTCCTGTGGGGTGTGCTCCAGCAGTTCAATGTACACTACATCCGCTACCGCAAGCTGCATATGCTGAAGGACGAGAAGCTGGCGGCGATTCAGCAGGAGCATCAGCAGCTTCTCGACTATATTGTGCAGGGAGACACCGCCGGGATCGACGAGCTGCTGCATCACCATCTGCGGGCGGATATCGACTCCAAGAACCTCCAGGAGCATTTCGCCACGTATATCAAAAAATAG
- a CDS encoding YheC/YheD family protein, with translation MTAKKVQSGQSKWYKTQLLLKNETIKAFIPDTRRFNRRNLEQMIHGYGMIYIKPERGTYGMGVIRAERKDRQGYMYQYEETVRRFATFEAFHHSLATRIGKRSYLLQKGIHLLKHHGRRFDIRVMVQLSPKGVWEATGIIGRLGHPRKIVTNYHSGGKPTAVEHLLSTHLSAQQLVQLKGEMNRLGTRIAQQLKKTYPHHRQFGVDVGLDRSLKPWIIEVNMNPDPYIFNQLKDKSMYRRVMRYRRVGLTQ, from the coding sequence GTGACAGCCAAAAAGGTTCAGTCAGGTCAGAGCAAATGGTATAAGACACAACTGCTGCTTAAGAACGAGACAATCAAGGCTTTCATCCCCGATACCCGGAGATTTAACCGGCGTAATCTGGAGCAGATGATACACGGCTATGGAATGATCTATATCAAGCCGGAACGAGGAACGTATGGCATGGGTGTGATCCGCGCGGAGCGGAAGGACCGGCAGGGATATATGTATCAGTATGAGGAGACCGTGCGCCGGTTCGCTACGTTTGAGGCTTTTCATCACAGTCTGGCGACAAGAATCGGGAAGAGGAGCTATCTGCTGCAAAAAGGCATCCACCTGCTGAAGCATCACGGGCGCCGTTTCGATATCCGGGTGATGGTGCAGCTCAGTCCCAAGGGCGTATGGGAAGCTACGGGGATTATCGGGCGGCTGGGGCATCCGCGCAAAATTGTGACCAATTACCACAGCGGCGGCAAACCGACCGCAGTGGAGCATTTGCTCTCCACCCATCTGTCTGCGCAGCAGCTTGTGCAGCTTAAGGGGGAAATGAACCGGCTGGGTACACGCATAGCGCAGCAGTTGAAGAAGACTTATCCGCACCACCGGCAGTTCGGTGTAGACGTCGGACTAGACCGCTCACTGAAGCCGTGGATTATTGAAGTAAATATGAATCCCGATCCCTATATTTTTAATCAGCTCAAGGATAAATCCATGTACCGCAGAGTGATGCGTTACCGGCGTGTGGGCTTGACCCAATAA
- a CDS encoding alpha-glucuronidase family glycosyl hydrolase produces MRQQSGNEQAAQYDSGYNAWLSYPKLQQGPLYKQYAKWCGAVSVTEGGETLQAALQEWTRGIASLLDLEAVSKPQPEEFGVAFGTFTGGHPLIQGLFEDKTVQSVGAEGFAIRTSQSRKCIAVGASSQAGVLYGVFHLLRLIASGKDIENLDEVVNPVNSLRMINHWDNFDGSVERGYSGRSFLYENNQFTKDMDRITDYARLMSTAGINAIAINNVNVHALETLFISTYLPDVARIADIFRIYGIRLFLCVNFAGPMHEGEVGTADPLDAGVQEWWKSRAADIYAAIPDFGGFVVKADSENRPGPFTYGRNHADGANMLAEALEPYGGIVIWRCFVYNCKQDWRDRKTDRARAAYDHFRPLDGQFHDNVILQIKNGPMDFQVREPVSPLFGALERTNQVIEFQIAQEYTGQQRHVCYLVPQWKEIMEFDTQAKGGPAPVKRIVDGSLWGNRLSGIAAVSNVGNDRNWTGHLLSQANLYGFGRLAWNPELSAEEIAAEWIALTFGTDTVVAGVISRILLDSWEIYESYTSPLGVGWMINPEHHYGPNVDGYEYSMWGTYHYADHQGIGVDRTVATGTGYCAQYMGSNAVRYDSLEDCPDELLLFFHHVPYTHVLHSGKTVIQHIYDTHFEGAERAEGLLDAWGGLKGSIADGLYTQVEERLKGQAAHAKEWRDQINTYFYRKSGIADALGRTIY; encoded by the coding sequence ATGAGACAACAATCCGGGAATGAGCAGGCTGCACAATATGACAGCGGATACAATGCGTGGTTAAGCTATCCTAAGCTTCAACAAGGCCCCTTATATAAGCAATATGCGAAATGGTGCGGAGCGGTATCCGTTACAGAAGGCGGGGAGACCCTCCAGGCTGCACTTCAGGAATGGACAAGAGGCATTGCCTCGCTATTGGACCTTGAAGCAGTCTCCAAGCCGCAGCCGGAAGAATTCGGTGTGGCTTTTGGTACCTTCACGGGGGGGCACCCTCTGATCCAGGGCTTGTTCGAGGACAAGACCGTCCAATCTGTAGGAGCAGAAGGGTTCGCCATCCGTACCAGCCAGTCCCGTAAGTGCATCGCCGTAGGGGCTTCCTCCCAGGCAGGTGTGTTATACGGCGTCTTCCATCTTCTGCGCCTGATCGCCAGCGGGAAAGACATTGAGAATCTGGATGAAGTAGTGAATCCTGTGAATTCGCTGCGGATGATTAATCACTGGGATAATTTCGACGGCAGCGTGGAGCGCGGCTATTCCGGCAGATCCTTCCTGTATGAGAATAACCAGTTCACGAAGGATATGGACAGAATTACAGACTATGCGCGGCTGATGTCCACCGCCGGTATTAACGCGATAGCGATCAACAATGTGAATGTTCATGCGCTGGAGACCTTGTTTATCTCTACCTATCTGCCTGATGTGGCAAGAATCGCAGATATCTTCCGCATCTATGGCATCCGCCTGTTCCTGTGCGTGAACTTTGCAGGACCTATGCATGAAGGGGAAGTGGGTACGGCAGATCCGCTGGATGCAGGGGTGCAGGAATGGTGGAAGTCGAGAGCAGCCGATATCTATGCTGCTATTCCCGATTTCGGGGGCTTCGTGGTCAAGGCCGATTCGGAGAACCGTCCCGGCCCGTTCACGTACGGGCGGAACCATGCAGATGGGGCCAACATGCTGGCGGAGGCCTTGGAGCCTTATGGCGGCATTGTCATCTGGCGCTGCTTTGTATACAACTGCAAGCAGGACTGGCGTGACCGTAAGACGGACCGGGCCAGAGCGGCTTACGATCATTTCAGGCCGCTGGACGGCCAGTTCCATGATAACGTTATTCTGCAGATCAAGAACGGCCCGATGGATTTCCAGGTCAGAGAGCCGGTATCCCCGCTCTTCGGCGCGCTGGAACGGACTAACCAGGTGATCGAATTCCAGATCGCCCAGGAATATACCGGACAGCAGCGCCATGTCTGCTATCTCGTTCCGCAGTGGAAGGAGATTATGGAGTTCGATACGCAGGCCAAGGGAGGACCGGCCCCGGTAAAGCGGATCGTGGACGGATCGCTGTGGGGCAACCGCCTGAGCGGGATTGCAGCGGTATCCAATGTGGGCAATGACCGCAACTGGACCGGCCATCTGCTGTCCCAGGCGAATCTCTACGGCTTCGGCCGGCTGGCCTGGAATCCTGAGCTGAGTGCGGAGGAGATTGCGGCCGAATGGATCGCCTTGACATTTGGCACGGACACAGTGGTTGCCGGAGTGATCAGCCGGATTCTGCTGGATTCCTGGGAGATCTATGAGTCTTATACATCGCCGCTTGGCGTAGGCTGGATGATTAATCCCGAGCATCACTACGGCCCGAATGTGGACGGCTATGAATATTCAATGTGGGGCACTTATCACTATGCCGATCATCAGGGCATCGGGGTAGACCGTACCGTGGCGACCGGCACCGGCTACTGCGCGCAGTACATGGGCAGCAACGCCGTGCGTTATGATTCGCTGGAGGACTGCCCGGATGAGCTGCTGCTGTTCTTCCACCATGTGCCGTACACTCATGTGCTGCATTCCGGCAAAACCGTGATCCAGCATATCTACGATACGCATTTCGAAGGTGCAGAGCGTGCCGAAGGGTTGCTGGACGCCTGGGGCGGACTGAAGGGCAGTATCGCAGACGGCCTGTACACTCAGGTGGAGGAACGCCTGAAGGGGCAGGCGGCTCATGCCAAGGAATGGCGTGATCAGATTAATACGTATTTCTACCGCAAGAGCGGGATTGCAGATGCATTAGGCCGGACCATCTACTAA
- a CDS encoding sugar phosphate nucleotidyltransferase, producing MHTILLCGGSGQRLWPLSGSIRSKMFLQLLPAPGGGTESMIGRVCRQLRQAGLDESLLLVAHQEQVALIQRYTGSKYPIIGEPCKRGTFTAAALGALHLLAAGKAQPEDIICIAPADMFADDDFFRQFHQFEAILADSEAELLLLGTSPSYPSEQYGYIVPVQEDAGGYARVLSFAEKPDASTALELMRKQALWNCGVFASQLSFLLEHLERLGLPVEFAALTGQYPGLPVRSFDNEVAERSTKAVVVRHEGEWSDLGSWDTLTARLPSQVIGVGGLWGECGDSHLINELEVPLHVIGVSGIVAIAGPEGILIADKKDANTIKDILAENSVTEPRYGETGWGSYTVIGRESDGSQLVLTVMLTLLPGHDLPEMTCEHCAKSWMIVSGHGEVWVDGCAAEAAAGGIYTIARGQRHTVSAWSAMKLIEVQIIEAEDNQRRQDC from the coding sequence ATGCATACTATTCTTCTGTGCGGCGGCTCCGGCCAGCGGCTGTGGCCCCTGTCCGGCAGCATCCGCTCCAAGATGTTCCTGCAGCTGCTGCCTGCACCGGGCGGGGGCACAGAATCCATGATCGGGCGGGTATGCCGTCAGCTCAGACAGGCCGGACTGGATGAATCCCTGTTGCTCGTTGCCCATCAGGAGCAGGTAGCCCTCATACAGCGGTATACCGGGAGTAAATATCCGATAATCGGAGAGCCGTGCAAGCGCGGCACTTTTACTGCTGCCGCGTTAGGCGCTCTGCACTTGCTTGCCGCCGGAAAGGCACAGCCGGAGGACATCATCTGTATCGCTCCGGCCGACATGTTCGCGGATGATGATTTCTTCCGGCAGTTCCATCAATTCGAGGCTATTCTGGCAGATTCTGAGGCCGAACTCCTCCTGCTTGGAACTAGTCCTTCTTATCCCTCAGAGCAATACGGCTATATCGTGCCAGTACAGGAGGACGCTGGCGGGTATGCTCGGGTGTTATCTTTTGCAGAGAAGCCGGATGCGTCTACTGCCCTGGAGCTGATGCGGAAACAGGCTTTATGGAATTGCGGGGTATTCGCTTCGCAACTAAGCTTCCTGCTGGAGCATCTGGAGAGGCTGGGGCTGCCCGTGGAATTCGCAGCATTAACCGGGCAGTATCCAGGGCTCCCGGTCCGCAGCTTCGACAACGAAGTGGCAGAGCGAAGCACCAAGGCTGTTGTCGTCAGGCATGAAGGAGAATGGTCCGACCTGGGAAGCTGGGATACGCTAACGGCGCGGCTGCCATCACAGGTCATTGGAGTAGGCGGGCTATGGGGAGAATGCGGAGACAGTCACCTTATTAACGAGCTGGAGGTGCCGCTGCATGTCATTGGTGTCTCCGGTATAGTCGCCATTGCCGGTCCCGAAGGCATCCTGATCGCTGATAAGAAGGACGCTAACACCATCAAGGATATTCTGGCGGAGAATTCAGTAACGGAGCCGAGGTATGGTGAAACGGGCTGGGGCAGCTATACTGTTATAGGCCGGGAATCAGACGGCTCCCAGCTTGTCCTTACGGTAATGCTTACCCTGCTTCCGGGCCATGACCTCCCTGAAATGACCTGTGAGCATTGTGCCAAGTCCTGGATGATTGTGTCCGGTCACGGAGAGGTATGGGTGGATGGGTGCGCAGCCGAAGCAGCGGCAGGCGGGATCTATACAATAGCCCGGGGGCAACGGCATACGGTCAGCGCCTGGAGCGCAATGAAGCTCATTGAGGTGCAGATAATCGAAGCGGAGGATAACCAGCGGAGGCAGGACTGCTGA
- a CDS encoding LacI family DNA-binding transcriptional regulator, whose product MAKITIKDVAREAGVSISTVSNALNDVDVLSPETKAHILKVAQRLNYVPNLNGKLLKSGTTKMLGFFTTSVSGPYFYKLVESMSRQCDRLGYGLNVFVTKDKQVIMSNILGRRVDGVIIYEELGIDEQDIIAMKKDKIKAVFLDRVLEDEGMGSIIFDSYESGYEATKYLISLGHKRIAYISGVDTMFDSVQRKEGYLAALREYQLPVEEDFILQGYFEEDSTYNAVKSYLRLHPARVPDAFLAGNDISAMGCIQALKSYGYEVPQDVSVMGFDDIDIAPYYSPPLTTVRNQIARQGMLAIDHLVRMIQDKEQGSAQKLQGELVVRGSSHVKLERKDRK is encoded by the coding sequence ATGGCTAAGATAACGATCAAAGATGTCGCACGGGAAGCCGGGGTCTCCATCTCGACGGTCTCCAACGCCCTGAATGATGTGGATGTGCTGAGCCCGGAGACCAAAGCCCATATACTGAAGGTGGCCCAGCGCCTGAATTACGTGCCGAATCTGAACGGCAAGCTGCTGAAATCAGGGACCACGAAGATGCTGGGGTTCTTCACAACAAGTGTGTCCGGTCCGTACTTCTACAAGCTGGTAGAATCCATGTCCCGTCAATGCGACCGCCTGGGCTATGGCCTGAATGTATTCGTCACCAAGGACAAACAAGTCATTATGAGCAATATCCTCGGACGGCGGGTGGATGGCGTCATTATCTATGAGGAGCTGGGCATCGACGAACAGGACATTATCGCTATGAAGAAAGACAAGATTAAGGCGGTGTTTCTGGACCGGGTGCTGGAGGATGAGGGGATGGGCAGCATTATCTTTGATTCCTATGAATCAGGCTATGAGGCTACGAAGTATTTAATCAGCCTGGGGCATAAGCGGATTGCCTATATTTCCGGCGTGGATACGATGTTCGACAGCGTGCAGCGGAAGGAAGGATATCTGGCCGCGCTGCGTGAATACCAGCTTCCGGTGGAGGAGGATTTTATCCTTCAGGGGTATTTTGAGGAGGACAGCACCTATAATGCCGTGAAGTCTTACCTCCGCCTGCATCCCGCGAGAGTCCCTGACGCCTTCCTGGCCGGCAATGATATCAGTGCAATGGGCTGTATTCAAGCGCTCAAGAGCTACGGTTACGAAGTGCCGCAGGATGTCAGCGTGATGGGCTTCGATGATATTGATATCGCCCCTTATTATTCGCCGCCGCTCACAACGGTAAGGAATCAGATTGCAAGACAGGGCATGCTGGCGATTGATCATCTGGTCCGCATGATTCAAGACAAGGAGCAGGGTTCAGCACAGAAGCTGCAGGGCGAGCTTGTCGTAAGAGGCTCAAGTCATGTGAAGCTGGAGCGGAAGGACCGCAAATAG